One window of the Chitinophaga niabensis genome contains the following:
- a CDS encoding SRPBCC family protein: protein MVKKNEDVLISRIVDAPREQVFQAWTDPEGLEQWFAPKGCTIHFKQIDIREGGTFHSCIKNPDYKDCWCVGTYLEIVKPERIVFTMVNADEKGNPLTAVEAGMDPEWPTSTTVTVTLGAIGNKTEFTLHQTVNETLAKRTGAYPSWLQMLDILEAYLRK from the coding sequence ATGGTAAAGAAAAATGAGGATGTACTGATATCCCGAATTGTAGATGCTCCGAGGGAGCAGGTATTCCAGGCATGGACAGATCCGGAAGGCCTGGAACAATGGTTTGCACCGAAAGGATGCACCATTCATTTTAAACAGATCGATATCCGCGAGGGCGGTACGTTTCACTCCTGTATTAAAAATCCTGACTACAAGGATTGCTGGTGTGTGGGTACTTACCTGGAGATCGTTAAACCGGAACGTATTGTTTTCACGATGGTGAATGCAGATGAAAAAGGAAATCCGCTTACTGCCGTGGAAGCAGGTATGGACCCGGAATGGCCAACATCTACCACAGTCACGGTTACCCTGGGTGCAATAGGCAATAAAACCGAATTCACTTTGCATCAGACCGTCAACGAAACTCTCGCTAAACGCACCGGCGCTTATCCAAGCTGGCTGCAGATGTTAGATATCCTCGAAGCATACCTGCGCAAATAA
- a CDS encoding DUF2306 domain-containing protein, whose protein sequence is MKTFTNTLRYLFIYLLLCVGTFLMLRGILAYSTFKSDTGFLAFKQDYLHITVWKVAFYTHVFSSIFTLLAGFTQFSNQLLKEHRQLHRLIGRLYAWNILLINFPAGMIMAIYANGYLPSKLAFIILDSLWFWFTLKAVIEIKRGNIAAHKRYMIRSYALTCSALTLRAWKLILSNSFTIDPVTLYMIDAWLGFVPNLLLAEWLIRRKKKRLTPEIKIR, encoded by the coding sequence TTGAAAACATTCACCAACACCCTGCGCTATCTTTTCATTTATCTCCTGCTCTGTGTGGGTACCTTCCTGATGCTCAGAGGTATCCTTGCTTACAGCACTTTTAAAAGCGATACGGGTTTCCTTGCTTTCAAACAGGATTACCTGCATATCACGGTGTGGAAAGTGGCCTTTTACACGCATGTATTCTCCAGCATTTTCACTTTGCTGGCCGGCTTTACGCAATTTTCAAATCAACTCTTAAAAGAACACAGGCAGTTACATCGTTTGATAGGCAGATTGTATGCATGGAATATTCTTCTGATCAATTTCCCTGCAGGCATGATCATGGCTATTTATGCAAATGGCTATCTGCCTTCTAAACTGGCATTTATTATACTGGACAGTCTTTGGTTCTGGTTCACACTCAAGGCAGTGATAGAAATAAAAAGAGGGAATATTGCGGCGCACAAACGTTACATGATAAGAAGTTATGCCCTTACCTGCTCAGCTTTAACACTAAGGGCCTGGAAACTGATCTTATCCAATAGTTTCACCATCGATCCCGTAACACTGTACATGATCGATGCCTGGCTGGGATTTGTACCCAACCTGTTATTGGCAGAATGGCTGATCCGGAGGAAGAAAAAAAGGCTAACGCCCGAAATCAAGATTAGATAA